Proteins encoded in a region of the Ancylobacter sp. SL191 genome:
- the ispG gene encoding flavodoxin-dependent (E)-4-hydroxy-3-methylbut-2-enyl-diphosphate synthase, with amino-acid sequence MTDPMAETLATIVAPELEAAGPAPRRQTVAVKVGSITVGGGAPVVVQSMTNTDTADAEGTARQVAALARAGSEVVRITVDREESALAVPAIKERLLKMGLDTPLVGDFHYNGHLLLTKYPDCAAALDKYRINPGNVGFGQKRDRHFTTIVEQAIKHDKPVRIGANWGSLDEDLLTELMDQNARLPRPAQARAVTREALVRSALLSAALAEEIGLPKNRIILSAKVSAVQDLITVYAELARRSDYALHLGLTEAGMGSKGIVASAASMGVLLQQGIGDTIRVSLTPEPGGDRTREVTVAQEMLQTMGLRTFVPLVAACPGCGRTTSTTFQELAFEVQDFIRTSMPGWKTRYPGVETLNVAVMGCIVNGPGESKHADIGISLPGTGEFPTAPVYLDGKKAMTLRGPTLREDFKKIVEDYVERRFGVGSRATPTEGVDAAE; translated from the coding sequence ATGACCGACCCGATGGCCGAAACGCTGGCCACCATCGTCGCGCCGGAGCTGGAGGCTGCCGGCCCCGCGCCGCGCCGCCAGACCGTCGCGGTGAAGGTCGGGTCGATCACGGTGGGCGGCGGCGCCCCGGTCGTTGTCCAGTCCATGACCAATACCGACACGGCCGATGCCGAAGGCACCGCCCGTCAGGTCGCCGCGCTCGCCCGCGCCGGTTCGGAAGTGGTGCGCATCACGGTGGACCGCGAGGAATCAGCCCTGGCCGTTCCGGCCATCAAGGAGCGCCTCCTGAAGATGGGGCTCGATACCCCGCTGGTCGGCGACTTCCACTATAATGGCCACCTTCTGCTGACCAAGTACCCGGACTGCGCGGCGGCGCTCGACAAGTACCGCATCAATCCCGGCAATGTCGGCTTCGGGCAGAAGCGCGACCGGCACTTCACCACCATCGTCGAGCAGGCGATCAAGCACGACAAGCCGGTGCGCATTGGCGCAAACTGGGGCTCGCTCGACGAGGATCTGCTCACCGAACTGATGGACCAGAACGCCCGCCTGCCCCGCCCGGCGCAGGCCCGCGCGGTGACGCGCGAGGCGCTGGTGCGCTCGGCCCTGCTCTCGGCCGCGCTCGCCGAGGAGATCGGCCTGCCGAAGAACCGCATCATCCTCTCCGCCAAGGTCTCGGCGGTGCAGGATCTCATCACCGTCTACGCCGAGCTCGCCCGCCGCTCGGACTATGCGCTGCATCTCGGCCTCACCGAGGCGGGCATGGGCTCGAAGGGCATCGTCGCCTCCGCCGCATCGATGGGCGTGCTGCTGCAGCAGGGCATCGGCGACACGATCCGCGTCTCGCTCACCCCCGAGCCCGGCGGCGACCGCACCCGCGAGGTGACGGTGGCGCAGGAAATGCTCCAGACCATGGGCCTGCGCACCTTCGTGCCGCTGGTCGCCGCCTGCCCGGGCTGCGGGCGCACCACCTCCACCACTTTCCAGGAGCTCGCCTTCGAGGTGCAGGATTTCATCCGCACCTCCATGCCCGGCTGGAAGACGCGCTATCCCGGCGTCGAGACGCTGAACGTCGCGGTGATGGGCTGCATCGTCAACGGGCCCGGGGAATCCAAGCACGCCGATATCGGCATCTCGCTGCCCGGCACCGGCGAATTCCCCACCGCCCCGGTCTATCTCGACGGCAAGAAGGCGATGACCCTGCGCGGCCCGACGCTGCGCGAGGACTTCAAGAAGATCGTCGAGGACTATGTCGAACGCCGGTTTGGCGTCGGCAGCCGCGCCACGCCCACCGAGGGCGTCGACGCGGCGGAGTGA
- a CDS encoding Fur family transcriptional regulator, whose protein sequence is MTVHSPHDDAPHDDAPHDDAPRPADPHGDGHGHGHDHGHHHGHGAAPEAGHDHDHAACVAGAMARFEQACARSGARLTPLRRRVLEQLADSHVPLGAYELVERLGIAGDKPPPMSVYRALDFLVAQGLAHRIESRNAYLACGRAHGPDDVIVFLICESCGLTSEVASHAIGRDLAWATRAAGFAPRTPVLEIAGTCARCRDVAANTPDATASGTASPLATP, encoded by the coding sequence ATGACGGTTCATTCCCCGCACGACGACGCCCCGCACGACGACGCCCCGCACGACGACGCGCCGCGCCCCGCCGATCCGCATGGCGACGGCCACGGGCACGGCCATGACCATGGCCATCACCATGGTCACGGTGCCGCGCCCGAGGCGGGCCATGACCATGACCACGCCGCCTGCGTCGCCGGCGCGATGGCGCGGTTCGAGCAGGCCTGCGCCAGGAGCGGGGCGCGGCTGACCCCGCTGCGCCGGCGCGTGCTGGAACAGCTCGCCGACAGCCATGTGCCGCTCGGCGCCTATGAGCTGGTGGAGCGGCTCGGCATCGCCGGCGACAAGCCCCCGCCCATGTCGGTCTATCGCGCGCTGGATTTCCTCGTCGCGCAGGGCCTCGCCCATCGCATCGAGAGCCGCAACGCCTATCTCGCCTGCGGCCGGGCGCATGGACCGGACGATGTCATCGTCTTCCTCATCTGCGAGAGCTGCGGGCTCACCTCCGAGGTCGCCTCGCACGCCATTGGCCGCGATCTCGCCTGGGCCACGCGCGCCGCCGGCTTTGCCCCGCGCACCCCGGTTCTGGAAATCGCCGGCACCTGCGCGCGCTGCCGCGACGTGGCGGCGAACACGCCGGACGCGACCGCCAGCGGGACCGCCTCCCCGCTCGCCACACCTTGA
- a CDS encoding 3-hydroxybutyrate dehydrogenase — protein MSLKGKNAVITGSTSGIGLAIARGLAAEGVNVTLNGFGDAAAIETERAGIESEFGVKAIYSGADLTKGSECAALVAFAETELGSVDILVNNAGVQHVAPIEEFPDDKWDLIIALNLSAAFHAIKAAVPGMKARKWGRIINTASAHALVASPYKAAYVSAKHGIAGLTKTVALETATFGITANAICPGYVWTPLVEKQIPDTAKARGMTEEQVKKDVLLAAQPTKEFVTVEEVAALAVFLASDAARSITGSLQQIDGGWVAE, from the coding sequence ATGTCCTTGAAGGGTAAGAACGCCGTCATCACCGGCTCCACCAGCGGCATCGGCCTCGCCATTGCCCGTGGCCTCGCCGCCGAGGGCGTCAATGTCACGCTGAACGGCTTTGGCGATGCGGCGGCGATCGAGACGGAGCGCGCGGGCATCGAGAGCGAGTTCGGGGTGAAGGCGATCTATTCCGGCGCCGATCTCACCAAGGGCTCCGAATGCGCCGCGCTGGTGGCGTTCGCCGAGACGGAGCTCGGCTCGGTCGATATCCTCGTGAACAATGCCGGCGTGCAGCATGTCGCGCCGATCGAGGAATTCCCGGACGACAAGTGGGATCTCATCATCGCGCTGAACCTCTCGGCCGCCTTCCACGCCATCAAGGCCGCCGTGCCGGGCATGAAGGCGCGCAAATGGGGCCGCATCATCAACACCGCCTCGGCCCATGCGCTGGTCGCCTCGCCCTATAAGGCGGCCTATGTCTCGGCCAAGCACGGCATTGCCGGCCTGACCAAGACGGTGGCGCTGGAGACGGCGACCTTCGGCATCACCGCCAACGCCATCTGCCCGGGCTATGTGTGGACGCCGCTCGTCGAGAAGCAGATCCCCGACACCGCCAAGGCGCGCGGCATGACCGAGGAGCAGGTGAAGAAGGACGTGCTGCTCGCCGCGCAGCCGACCAAGGAATTCGTCACGGTGGAGGAAGTGGCGGCGCTCGCCGTGTTCCTCGCCTCCGACGCGGCGCGCTCCATCACCGGCTCGCTGCAGCAGATCGACGGCGGCTGGGTCGCCGAGTAG
- a CDS encoding patatin-like phospholipase family protein, protein MAEDNKPARARRATSARRAGTTAPTRETAPAQAPVTAAPAAAVRAPATTPKVAAKAAPKVASETRAKPAAKPVAKPVAKSSAVAATPVAAPAATPPAATTPDAKPAPARRAAAKAAPAETVAAPPTGDAQTRKPAPSRGKAKVSATPSAKSPKAVAKPAAKAASTDADTKSDTKPAPKTATAEAAAGALSTPAGPAVVKGAADAPEPHPHKPGAAALKPLNLALQGGGAHGAFTWGVLDRLLEDGRIAVEGISGTSAGAMNAAVLATGLAKDGNEGGRRALEAYWRDVSKDGRTSPLQRTLLDRLMGNWSLNSNPSYIAFDMMSRFLSPYDFNPLNINPLMELIERHVDFPALQSCRHVHVFVSATNVHTGKARIFARHELTPEAIMASACLPFMFQAVEIDGVPYWDGGYMGNPALYPFYNAVKTDDILLVQINPIIRRETPKTARDISNRMNEITFNASLLAQLRAAEFVTRLLKHGSLKKKGDGIDGYRDLRLHRIDGAEKLVALDASTKMNAEWEFLVYLKEIGREAADVFLARHFDDIGVRSTLDVSDELRRS, encoded by the coding sequence GTGGCCGAAGATAACAAGCCCGCGCGGGCTCGCCGCGCCACCTCCGCCCGCCGCGCCGGCACGACGGCGCCCACCCGCGAGACCGCGCCTGCGCAGGCTCCCGTGACAGCGGCACCCGCCGCGGCCGTGCGCGCACCCGCGACGACGCCCAAGGTGGCTGCCAAGGCGGCTCCCAAAGTGGCTTCCGAGACGCGCGCCAAACCGGCCGCCAAACCGGTAGCCAAGCCGGTAGCCAAGTCATCGGCGGTGGCCGCGACCCCGGTGGCAGCGCCCGCCGCCACCCCGCCCGCCGCGACCACGCCGGATGCCAAGCCCGCTCCCGCCCGACGGGCGGCGGCGAAGGCGGCGCCGGCGGAGACGGTGGCGGCTCCCCCCACGGGAGACGCCCAGACCCGCAAGCCGGCCCCGTCGCGCGGCAAGGCCAAGGTCTCCGCCACGCCGTCCGCCAAATCGCCCAAGGCGGTCGCCAAACCTGCCGCCAAGGCGGCGTCGACTGACGCTGACACCAAGAGCGACACCAAACCCGCGCCCAAAACGGCGACCGCCGAGGCGGCAGCGGGGGCGCTGTCGACACCCGCCGGCCCCGCTGTGGTGAAGGGCGCCGCTGATGCGCCCGAGCCCCATCCGCACAAGCCCGGCGCGGCGGCGCTGAAGCCCTTGAACCTCGCGCTGCAGGGCGGCGGCGCGCATGGCGCCTTCACCTGGGGCGTGCTCGACCGGCTGCTGGAGGATGGCCGCATCGCCGTCGAAGGCATTTCCGGCACCAGCGCCGGGGCGATGAACGCCGCCGTGCTGGCGACCGGCCTCGCCAAGGACGGCAATGAGGGCGGGCGCCGGGCGCTCGAGGCCTATTGGCGCGATGTCTCCAAGGACGGGCGCACCAGCCCGCTCCAGCGCACGCTGCTCGACCGGCTGATGGGCAACTGGTCGCTCAACAGCAACCCGAGCTACATCGCCTTCGACATGATGAGCCGGTTCCTGTCGCCCTATGATTTCAACCCGCTCAACATCAACCCGCTGATGGAGCTGATCGAGCGGCATGTGGATTTTCCGGCGCTGCAATCCTGCCGGCATGTGCATGTCTTCGTCAGCGCCACCAATGTCCATACCGGCAAGGCCCGCATCTTCGCCCGGCACGAGCTGACGCCGGAGGCCATTATGGCCTCGGCCTGCCTGCCCTTCATGTTCCAGGCGGTGGAGATCGACGGCGTGCCCTATTGGGATGGCGGCTATATGGGCAATCCGGCGCTCTACCCATTCTATAACGCGGTGAAGACCGACGACATTCTGCTCGTGCAGATCAACCCGATCATCCGCCGCGAGACGCCGAAGACGGCGCGCGACATCAGCAACCGGATGAACGAGATCACCTTCAACGCCTCGCTGCTGGCGCAGCTGCGCGCGGCCGAATTCGTCACCCGTCTGCTCAAGCATGGCAGCCTGAAGAAGAAGGGCGACGGCATCGACGGCTATCGCGACCTGCGGCTGCACCGCATTGACGGGGCGGAGAAGCTGGTGGCGCTCGATGCTTCCACCAAGATGAACGCGGAATGGGAGTTCCTCGTCTATCTCAAGGAGATCGGCCGCGAGGCGGCGGATGTCTTCCTCGCCCGCCACTTCGACGATATCGGCGTGCGCTCGACGCTCGATGTGAGCGACGAGCTGCGGCGCAGCTAG
- a CDS encoding serine protease has product MPAVLLCTSLLLVPVTDAHGGDVGAALAGGAVGFALGVMTGNAMARNPGQPANRRTKPPKPAPVVVDQTTVNIQTALKFFTFYNGAVDGKNGPGTRRAVAAFQKTLDVEPTGTLTQVQYDVLMQAYAETKGTAGPGGNVPRSDPGVDQLFAAISRTPDDGTPAQAAVAGPVAAVPAVGPALAGTPAAGSTTPSPAPILAALTPADTAGETPELAYNDVCIGRRAVKKAGTPESEAALRAHFCRSFAIATEAGNAAIESAGDVNVELLLAQCGKVRDAVAGMAGDLAEADPAATIGDLGTRYGALSETVKAKAMQDFLACTGVGLNERDAGIVNAAALALAALGRPAYGEFIAASLALGLGEPRDGEAAEQWYRYLAGLTVDQPAAPPPALLPDLLAASPDAASADTATQDASTKTAAGPAEAPGDAPVALALTMADIAAFAGIADALGRPDRVQVAAATEATLIPQLDTPAAPETIVATPGPSAPEKPAAAPASEVAALAGGTSAASVPLRRTLSNAEIASLIKDSIVSVYDPASGNSGTGFLIGTGYILTNAHVVMDAKRVVVASRRYGVRAANVVGIGMTDKGVGIDAAVLETVNWTADRYLNFNPTVREGEPVAIGGFPGRASQVDRSSERFFEIISQNRIPGIDDIPAPKFDFGHVQSVFVDSKTGLRNIQEGLETSGGNSGSPVTNACGDVVGLHYAGSQAVLNVAGGKARGDTSKFNYAIATDEVLKFLKSINIRHSDAAGPCDG; this is encoded by the coding sequence GTGCCTGCCGTTCTTCTCTGCACCAGCCTCCTGCTGGTGCCGGTGACCGACGCTCACGGGGGTGACGTCGGCGCTGCACTTGCCGGCGGGGCGGTGGGCTTTGCGCTGGGGGTGATGACCGGCAACGCCATGGCGCGCAACCCCGGCCAGCCCGCCAACCGCCGCACCAAGCCGCCGAAGCCAGCGCCGGTCGTCGTCGACCAGACCACGGTCAACATCCAGACCGCCTTGAAATTTTTCACCTTTTACAATGGCGCCGTGGACGGGAAGAACGGCCCGGGCACGCGGCGCGCCGTGGCCGCCTTCCAGAAGACGCTGGATGTCGAGCCGACAGGCACGCTGACGCAGGTCCAATATGACGTGCTGATGCAGGCCTATGCCGAGACCAAGGGGACCGCCGGTCCGGGCGGCAACGTGCCGCGCAGCGACCCCGGCGTCGACCAGCTCTTCGCCGCCATTTCACGCACGCCGGATGACGGCACGCCCGCACAAGCCGCGGTAGCCGGTCCCGTTGCGGCCGTTCCCGCTGTCGGTCCCGCGCTGGCGGGGACACCGGCGGCGGGCTCCACCACGCCATCCCCCGCCCCCATACTGGCCGCGCTCACTCCCGCCGATACCGCGGGGGAGACGCCGGAGCTGGCCTATAATGACGTCTGCATCGGCCGCCGTGCCGTGAAGAAGGCCGGCACGCCGGAGAGCGAAGCGGCATTGCGGGCTCATTTCTGCCGCAGCTTCGCAATCGCGACCGAGGCCGGCAATGCGGCCATCGAATCGGCCGGCGACGTGAATGTGGAGCTGCTGCTGGCCCAGTGCGGCAAGGTCCGCGACGCCGTGGCGGGCATGGCGGGCGATCTGGCCGAGGCCGACCCGGCTGCCACCATCGGCGATCTCGGCACCCGCTACGGGGCGCTGTCGGAAACGGTGAAGGCCAAGGCGATGCAGGACTTCCTCGCCTGCACCGGCGTCGGCCTCAACGAACGCGACGCCGGCATCGTCAATGCCGCGGCCCTGGCGTTGGCCGCCCTCGGCCGCCCCGCCTATGGCGAATTCATTGCGGCCTCTCTCGCCCTCGGCCTGGGCGAGCCACGCGATGGCGAAGCGGCCGAGCAGTGGTACCGCTATCTGGCCGGCCTCACCGTCGATCAGCCGGCAGCTCCTCCCCCCGCCCTCCTGCCGGATCTGCTCGCCGCGTCCCCCGACGCAGCAAGCGCCGATACCGCAACGCAAGACGCCTCGACCAAAACCGCGGCGGGACCGGCCGAAGCGCCGGGCGACGCGCCGGTGGCGCTGGCCCTGACAATGGCGGACATCGCCGCTTTCGCCGGCATTGCCGATGCGCTGGGGCGCCCGGACCGGGTGCAGGTCGCCGCCGCGACGGAGGCGACGCTGATCCCGCAGCTCGATACGCCGGCGGCGCCCGAGACCATCGTGGCGACTCCCGGACCCTCCGCCCCCGAGAAGCCGGCCGCGGCGCCGGCGTCCGAGGTTGCCGCGCTTGCCGGCGGAACCTCGGCGGCAAGCGTCCCGCTGCGCAGGACGCTCAGCAATGCCGAGATCGCCAGCCTGATCAAGGATTCCATCGTCTCCGTCTACGATCCGGCGAGCGGCAATTCGGGCACCGGCTTCCTGATTGGAACCGGCTACATCCTGACCAACGCGCATGTTGTCATGGACGCCAAGCGCGTGGTGGTCGCCAGCCGGCGCTACGGCGTGCGGGCGGCCAATGTTGTCGGTATCGGCATGACCGACAAAGGGGTCGGCATTGATGCCGCCGTCCTCGAAACCGTGAACTGGACGGCGGACCGGTATCTGAATTTCAACCCGACCGTCCGCGAGGGCGAGCCGGTGGCGATTGGCGGTTTCCCCGGCCGCGCCTCGCAGGTGGACCGCTCCTCCGAGCGCTTCTTCGAGATCATCAGCCAGAATCGTATTCCCGGCATCGACGACATTCCGGCGCCGAAATTTGATTTCGGGCATGTCCAATCTGTGTTCGTGGACAGCAAGACCGGCCTGCGCAACATTCAGGAAGGGCTGGAAACCTCGGGCGGCAATTCCGGCTCTCCCGTCACCAATGCCTGTGGCGACGTGGTCGGGCTGCATTATGCCGGCTCACAGGCGGTGCTGAATGTCGCGGGCGGCAAGGCGCGCGGCGACACCTCGAAATTCAATTACGCGATCGCCACCGATGAGGTTCTGAAGTTCCTCAAGTCGATCAACATCCGTCATTCCGACGCCGCCGGTCCCTGCGACGGATAA
- a CDS encoding RluA family pseudouridine synthase: MSARAPLFSAPNPSASAAPAAFDITARVLHRDGMMLIIDKPAGLAVHKGPKGGETLADYLGALSFGLPNAPELAHRLDKDTSGCLVLGRHRKALADLGKAFADGSVRKTYMAVVRGVPGEPRGRIELKLAKRSPTRGWWMAVDPKGQDAISEWQMLAAGEGFAVLALSPLTGRTHQLRVHLDAIGHPILGDPIYGGGSRLPGGPILHLHARRVVVPQNKGRDPVEARAALPAHMRATLEQAGMDPAALEAAADGITFSPR, from the coding sequence ATGAGCGCACGCGCCCCCCTTTTCTCCGCCCCCAATCCGTCGGCATCGGCCGCCCCGGCGGCGTTCGACATCACCGCCCGCGTGCTGCACCGGGACGGGATGATGCTCATCATCGACAAGCCGGCAGGGCTCGCCGTCCACAAGGGGCCGAAGGGCGGGGAGACGCTGGCCGATTACCTCGGCGCGCTCAGCTTCGGCCTGCCCAACGCGCCCGAACTCGCCCACCGGCTCGACAAGGACACCTCGGGCTGCCTCGTGCTTGGCCGACACCGCAAGGCGCTGGCCGATCTCGGCAAGGCCTTCGCCGATGGCTCGGTGCGCAAGACCTATATGGCGGTGGTGCGCGGCGTGCCGGGTGAGCCGCGCGGGCGGATCGAGCTCAAGCTCGCCAAGCGTTCGCCGACGCGCGGCTGGTGGATGGCGGTGGACCCGAAGGGGCAGGACGCCATCAGCGAATGGCAGATGCTGGCGGCGGGCGAGGGTTTTGCCGTGCTGGCGCTTTCCCCGCTCACCGGGCGCACGCACCAGCTGCGCGTGCATCTCGACGCCATCGGCCACCCGATCCTCGGTGATCCCATCTATGGCGGTGGTTCGCGCCTGCCGGGCGGGCCGATCCTGCATCTGCATGCCCGCCGCGTGGTGGTGCCGCAGAACAAGGGCCGCGATCCCGTCGAGGCCCGGGCGGCGCTGCCCGCCCATATGCGCGCGACGCTGGAGCAGGCGGGCATGGACCCCGCCGCGCTGGAAGCGGCGGCGGACGGGATCACCTTCTCGCCGCGCTGA
- a CDS encoding glucokinase, translating to MAHLILIADIGGTSSRLALAGVDGIPTDIQIHRNDSFTGFEAMIEADLATRDPAVVAAIGGAVLAVAGPADAEFVKLTNRDWSFSKRAIRRYFGWQKFAAVNDFEALAHGVTALGTGDLIPVGEGLSEPRGPVLICGPGTGFGVAGLIQSGRLPAVITGEGGRSRLGATDAEEARLLAHMVGELGPVVVEHALSGSGLARIHRISTGEAIAPEAVIAAAGRGDDGALATCNLFLRIFGRIAGDLALTFNARGGVFLAGGVSAGLAPFFAASPFREAFEEHPPHEARLAGMAVNIITHPTPGLIGCGQLGARMARSLKPGLHLV from the coding sequence ATGGCCCACCTGATACTCATTGCCGACATTGGCGGCACCTCGTCCCGGCTGGCCCTCGCGGGCGTCGATGGCATCCCGACCGACATCCAGATCCACCGCAACGACAGCTTCACGGGCTTCGAGGCGATGATCGAGGCGGACCTTGCCACGCGCGACCCGGCGGTGGTCGCCGCCATTGGCGGGGCGGTGCTGGCGGTGGCGGGCCCGGCGGATGCGGAATTCGTCAAGCTCACCAACCGCGACTGGTCCTTCTCCAAGCGCGCCATCCGCCGCTATTTCGGCTGGCAGAAATTCGCCGCGGTGAATGATTTCGAGGCGCTGGCGCATGGTGTCACCGCGCTCGGCACGGGCGATCTCATCCCGGTCGGCGAGGGTCTGTCCGAGCCGCGCGGCCCGGTGCTGATCTGCGGTCCCGGCACCGGCTTCGGTGTCGCCGGCCTCATCCAGTCCGGCCGCCTACCGGCGGTCATCACCGGCGAGGGCGGACGCTCCCGGCTCGGCGCCACGGACGCCGAGGAAGCGCGCCTGCTCGCTCATATGGTCGGCGAGCTTGGCCCGGTCGTGGTCGAGCACGCGCTGTCAGGCTCGGGTCTTGCCCGCATCCACCGCATCTCCACCGGCGAGGCGATCGCGCCCGAGGCCGTGATCGCCGCCGCCGGGCGGGGCGATGATGGCGCGCTCGCCACCTGCAACCTGTTCCTGCGCATCTTCGGCCGCATCGCCGGCGACCTCGCCCTCACCTTCAACGCGCGCGGCGGCGTCTTCCTCGCCGGCGGCGTCTCGGCCGGGCTCGCGCCCTTTTTCGCCGCCTCGCCCTTCCGCGAAGCGTTCGAGGAGCACCCGCCGCATGAGGCACGGCTCGCCGGCATGGCGGTGAACATCATCACTCACCCCACCCCCGGCCTCATCGGCTGCGGCCAGCTCGGCGCCCGCATGGCGCGCAGCCTGAAGCCCGGCCTGCATCTCGTCTGA
- a CDS encoding RsmB/NOP family class I SAM-dependent RNA methyltransferase, with protein MNDTPSAPRRPARSGPARSTSGGSPGGSPGLAVRRAAADAVDAVLEKGRPLEEALERLTRDLDDRDRSLARMIAATTLRRLGSLGALVRSTLERGLPEKAGRVETILLISAAQILFMDVPDHAAVSTGVDLAGESAATAGFKGLVNAVLRRIAREGRAALPDVADQPLWMIEGWTSAYGAPAAQAISRALAQEAGLDLTPRADAAAWAEKLGGTLLPTGTIRLIEAGNVTALPGFAEGAWWVQDAAAALPARLLRAGPGQRVADLCAAPGGKTAQLAATGAQVVAVDRAAPRLKRLTENLDRLGLVAEVVEADAASWKGGEFDGVLIDAPCSATGTIRRHPDVAWSKAPGDIASLSALQARILANAAGLVKPGGLLVYSTCSLEPEEGERQIEALLAARADFERVPVTPGEAGIAAEWINAAGEVRTLPTHLPDEDPRRAGLDGFFAARLRRTV; from the coding sequence ATGAACGATACACCCAGCGCCCCGCGCCGCCCCGCCCGCTCCGGTCCCGCCCGCTCCACCTCCGGCGGTTCGCCCGGCGGCTCCCCCGGTCTTGCCGTGCGCCGCGCGGCGGCGGATGCGGTCGATGCCGTGCTGGAGAAGGGGCGCCCGCTGGAAGAGGCGCTGGAGCGGCTGACGCGCGACCTCGACGACCGCGACCGTTCGCTCGCCCGCATGATCGCCGCGACCACGCTGCGCCGGCTCGGCAGCCTCGGCGCGCTGGTGCGTTCCACGCTGGAGCGCGGCCTGCCGGAGAAGGCGGGGCGGGTCGAGACCATCCTGCTGATCAGCGCGGCGCAGATTCTGTTCATGGACGTGCCGGACCATGCGGCGGTTTCCACCGGCGTCGATCTCGCCGGCGAGAGCGCGGCGACCGCCGGCTTCAAGGGGCTGGTCAACGCCGTGCTGCGGCGGATCGCCCGCGAGGGCCGCGCCGCGCTGCCCGATGTCGCCGACCAGCCGCTCTGGATGATCGAGGGCTGGACGAGCGCCTATGGCGCCCCCGCCGCGCAGGCGATTTCCCGCGCGCTGGCGCAGGAGGCGGGGCTCGATCTGACGCCCCGCGCCGATGCCGCCGCATGGGCGGAAAAGCTCGGCGGCACGCTGCTGCCGACCGGCACCATCCGCCTCATCGAGGCCGGCAATGTCACCGCTTTGCCGGGCTTCGCCGAGGGCGCCTGGTGGGTGCAGGACGCCGCCGCCGCTTTGCCGGCGCGGCTGCTGAGGGCCGGGCCGGGCCAGCGCGTGGCGGATCTCTGTGCCGCACCGGGCGGCAAGACCGCGCAGCTCGCCGCCACCGGCGCGCAGGTGGTGGCGGTCGACCGCGCCGCCCCGCGGCTGAAGCGGCTCACGGAGAATCTCGACCGGCTGGGCCTCGTGGCGGAGGTCGTCGAGGCCGATGCGGCGAGTTGGAAGGGTGGGGAGTTCGACGGCGTGCTGATCGACGCGCCCTGTTCGGCCACAGGCACGATCCGCCGCCACCCCGATGTCGCCTGGTCGAAGGCGCCGGGTGACATTGCCAGCCTCAGTGCGCTGCAGGCCCGCATCCTCGCCAATGCCGCCGGGCTGGTGAAGCCGGGCGGGCTGCTGGTCTATTCCACCTGCTCGCTGGAGCCGGAGGAGGGCGAGCGCCAGATCGAGGCGCTGCTCGCCGCGCGCGCCGATTTCGAGCGCGTGCCGGTGACGCCCGGCGAGGCGGGCATCGCGGCCGAGTGGATCAACGCGGCGGGCGAGGTGCGCACGCTGCCCACCCATCTGCCGGACGAGGATCCGCGCCGGGCCGGGCTCGACGGCTTCTTCGCCGCCCGCCTGCGCCGCACGGTGTGA